A genomic region of Fodinisporobacter ferrooxydans contains the following coding sequences:
- a CDS encoding acetoin utilization protein AcuC: MSGKSVFIYSDSYQTYKFTEEHPFNPQRLRMTRDLICLLDLIKTEQLVTPAPSSVADLLLVHDETYVQAVMEASQMSTDSPESLLAYGLGTEDTPIFPNMHEATSLIVGGTVAAMNLVLRGEADHACNIAGGLHHAHRAQASGFCVYNDAAVAIAHAKMQNPSLKVAYIDTDAHHGDGVQWLFYKDPNVLTISFHETGKYLFPGTGDTTERGEGPGYGYSLNVPLQAFTEDESWMESMKTVLIPVLERFKPDIIISQHGCDGHRYDPLTHLCATTHLYRFIPKLIHRLAHEVCDGKWVAIGGGGYDIWRVVPRAWTMLWAEMSDQSLQAAIPKDWLDRWQPHAPSDLPDTFLDHAKDFPPIPRRKEIEEQNRIATRLALQGSPFVI, from the coding sequence ATGAGCGGAAAATCAGTATTTATATACAGCGACTCCTATCAAACATATAAATTTACCGAAGAACATCCGTTTAATCCGCAAAGGCTGCGAATGACAAGGGATTTGATTTGCCTGTTGGACCTGATAAAAACGGAGCAGTTGGTAACTCCGGCGCCAAGCTCTGTTGCCGACCTGTTGCTCGTTCACGACGAAACATATGTGCAAGCAGTCATGGAAGCGAGCCAAATGTCAACGGATTCCCCGGAATCTTTGCTTGCTTACGGACTTGGAACAGAAGATACGCCCATCTTTCCGAATATGCATGAAGCGACATCTTTGATCGTCGGCGGTACGGTCGCCGCCATGAATCTCGTATTGCGCGGTGAAGCCGATCATGCATGCAATATTGCGGGTGGATTGCACCACGCCCATCGTGCACAGGCATCCGGATTTTGTGTGTACAATGACGCCGCTGTTGCAATCGCCCATGCAAAAATGCAAAATCCGTCACTGAAAGTCGCGTATATCGATACGGATGCCCATCATGGGGATGGCGTACAATGGCTATTTTATAAAGATCCCAACGTTTTGACGATTTCTTTTCATGAAACGGGAAAATACCTGTTCCCCGGAACCGGTGATACGACAGAGCGCGGGGAAGGTCCGGGATACGGGTATTCCCTGAACGTTCCGCTACAAGCGTTTACAGAGGACGAGTCGTGGATGGAAAGCATGAAGACTGTACTCATTCCTGTACTGGAGCGTTTCAAGCCGGACATCATCATTAGCCAACATGGCTGTGACGGTCATCGATACGATCCTTTGACACATCTTTGCGCCACAACACATCTCTATCGGTTTATCCCAAAATTGATTCACCGTTTGGCACATGAAGTGTGCGACGGCAAATGGGTGGCGATTGGCGGAGGCGGCTATGACATTTGGCGGGTGGTGCCGCGCGCTTGGACGATGTTATGGGCGGAAATGTCCGATCAATCTTTGCAGGCGGCGATTCCAAAAGACTGGTTGGATCGCTGGCAGCCCCATGCACCGTCCGACCTTCCTGACACATTTTTGGACCATGCAAAAGATTTCCCGCCGATTCCCCGGCGCAAAGAAATTGAAGAACAAAATCGGATTGCGACCCGATTGGCTTTGCAGGGTTCTCCGTTTGTCATTTGA